The genomic DNA aacacgcattaaATCTACcattaagagacgtgacacttcgacaagctcagtTTACGCCCTACGCAATCTGCCAAcaataaacctagcacggcttagtttatccacAGTTAGAAaccaaccgtcacacgttaatagctcttattcAGACCATACCGCGTAACGCTAAGCAATATCTACGCAATGGCACCCGTTACTCCAAGCCGCCCTTCGACTGCCAGACGTTCCCAGCATGTCACACCTCCTAAGGAACCTCGACCTCTTGCAGAGGAACTCCAGGAAGTCCCGATGGAAATAGACGAGGAAGGAGACATTAAGAGTCCTCCTATCCACCCAAACTCTCACGAAgacgaagtcaagaaactcaagaaGAAACTTCGTAACCTGGGGGGAGCAACACAATACCCTCCTAGACAACGCCAAGAACAACGCCAAAATCGCGCAGAACCGAATCAAGGCCTTAAAGAAAaaggtggccgacctcgccgaaATTGCAGAGTCACTCAGAAAAACAGCCGAAAACAGTCAGAGGCTgtataaggaatatatcGAACATACCTAAGCCCTCGTtgctaccggaaaagaccctggagagatccttCGACCTCGTCAGCCTGATTCTTTCAATGGCAACGCCGACAAATTGCAAGGATTCCTCACTAGCCTCCGGAGCTACCAGATATACTATCCAATTCAGTTCACGACCGAAGAATTNNNNNNNNNNNNNNNNNNNNNNNNNNNNNNNNNNNNNNNNNNNNNNNNNNNNNNNNNNNNNNNNNNNNNNNNNNNNNNNNNNNNNNNNNNNNNNNNNNNNNNNNNNNNNNNNNNNNNNNNNNNNNNNNNNNNNNNNNNNNNNNNNNNNNNNNNNNNNNNNNNNNNNNNNNNNNNNNNNNNNNNNNNNNNNNNNNNNNNNNNNNNNNNNNNNNNNNNNNNNNNNNNNNNNNNNNNNNNNNNNNNNNNNNNNNNNNNNNNNNNNNNNNNNNNNNNNNNNNNNNNNNNNNNNNNNNNNNNNNNNNNNNNNNNNNNNNNNNNNNNNNNNNNNNNNNNNNNNNNNNNNNNNNNNNNNNNAACGAACTTGCCAGTATTGCTGTAGAAATCGATAATTAACAGTATGAACGACGCAGGGAAAAGCAagctgagaaacacggaggGTCGTATAACCCCCGatggaacaccaaacagcaacACGCCAACCAAGGGAAGAAACGACAGAACGATACCTCGTATGGTACCGATGCAGGACCTATAGTTATTGCGATGGCTAAACGAGACAAAACCCAAATCACTTGCTATAACTGTGGCAAGAAAGGACATTACGAACAAGAATGTAAGAACCCCGTTAAAACTAACCAAAAATACAGGCCAGTACCCGAAGGTAAGAAAATCAACATGGTCAAGAAAAACGACGAACCTCAGATGGTAATTAAAACCATCAACATGACAAGAAAAGATAGATATGACATAACACAAACGACACGAATCGACAACTTCGACCCATCTCTCGATGTATGCAACCCATTCCTTAGCAAGGAAGAAACTCTTAAAAAATACTACCAAAACCTGGACCCAGAATAACGACCCGTACTAGGACACACAGCCCTCGTAGCAACAGTTCACACACAAAGCAAAAGTGAAAAATAGGCGAAGAAAAGAGCATATAATGCGAAGAGACGAGAAGGTTCCGGGATGTTGACGTTGGCTTTGAGGGCTGGATTCCATGGTATAAAGCCTGTGTTCTTTGTCATTGAAGGGTCTTCATTGCCGGGCATTACCCGAACTAGAAGCATAACACCTCACCAAGGGAAAATCTGTGTTCATGGTCAAAAAGGGAAAGGAAATTGCCCCTAACACGGATAATGAACCGAGTACTAAGACAATCAACCAGGAAATCGATAACATTCCTGTTAAGGTCACCTTGCGACGACTAAATCGACATATTAATGACCCTAACTATTTGGAATCTTGCAGAGTCTAAAGAAAATCCGATACTAGGAAACTCTGGAATAAGGATGAAAAGACGATCTGGAACACCCCCATTATACTACAATACGACGAATTCAATCAACGTTTCTGGACCAGCAAACATCAGAAATATACAGAACTCGCCAGAGAACGAGCAATCACGGAGCAAGATAATAACATTTATATCCGAGCTTACACAAAGGAAGCATTAGAAGACCCCACAATTCCAGAAGAATGTATATAAGCCGAAAGGGACCTAAGGAGGTACCCAGATTACCCGAATCACAGGCAGATATCTTAGATATTATGCACACGAAACTATTGTCCACGACACTGGCAAGATAAAGTAGCAAACAACTGCTTCCCAGTACAAGTCCCAGAACATCAAGAACAGAAACCCTACTTAATTATCAATACACTCAGATACCAAGTTACAAAGAGATATAGAGGATCTTAAGTAGCAAAACTAGAAGCTTATATAGAAACACGAGAGCGAGCCCTAGCGCACATTTAGAACTCCTGATACATTGTATAATAGAGACAGAATATATAacaagaagtcgagatcgcagaagaagaagcatctCAAGACGAACAGGACATCTTCCGACAGCTAGATAAACAACAGCTGCAAGAACAATTAGAAGAAacgaaaaaagaaaaaggaagaccCCTTaccgaagaagagaaagcagACATCATCCTAGACCACGAGGTAGGAAAAATAGAAGCTGCTTATCAACAAAAATTAGCCACCTAGAACGAATGTCCTAGCGATATTAACTGCACTAAGAGCAAATGCAGCATGGATTACCTATAGGGAAAAGGCATGCGCCATCTGTAATGGAGCGACAGATAGGCGAAAAATCAGAGGCTAAACTACCTAAGAAAGCTCTGAGAATGGCAACGAAAGGACGCCAACAAACCTGCCTAGAACTGAAAGTCAGAATTAAGGGCAAGTGGCTAAGTGCACTTATAGATAGCAGAGCTgatataaattttatttcCCCTATAACGGTTAATAAACTAAGGCTACCATGGAAGGATAAGAACAACCTATATACAGTATATAATGGACAAGGAGAAACCTATTTATATGAAAACGGAAATATTACCAgagagattaattacctcAAGGTATTCGTTAACAGAAAGAACTAAGGTATTAACTTCGATATTATCCTAGTATAGAGATACGATCTAGTACTTGGATACCCATGGCTATTATGCTATAACCTATAATTCAACTGGAGAACTGGCTAGGTGGACTGCAAAGACCACCCTTCAGATAATAGAAGCGATTCAGGCTACGACACGAGATCTCGAACTTCGACTGAAGAGAGCAGCGAAGACAGGAGCGGCAAAGTACCGCCCATTCCAAAAGGAACACGACACAAGTACCACAAAGGCAAGGTTAAATACATTAGACGAACGATAGCATCTCTCAAAGGACAGTTCAAACAACTGGACCAAGACATCAAGCAAATGAAACAGATTGCCGCGAAGGAATCTGACGAACGACTCAAGAACATACCACCGGAGTATCGTATCTATGAGAAATTGTTTCAAGAGGAACTAGACACAAAGTTACCTTAATACACGGACTACGATATTGAAATCGTACTAAAGGATGGAAAGAACCCGAAATTCTTCCCCATCTATAATCTATCTTAAGACGAACTAGGAACGCTCAGAGAATAGATAAACGATATGCTACGGAAAGGATACATTAGACCGTTAAAATCCTTAGCAGGATATCCGGTTATATTCATACTAAAACCCAATTCGAACAAACTACGACTTATAGTAGATTACCAACAACTCAACGAGATCACTGAAAAGGACAGAACACCGTTACTACTTATCACCGAACTCAAGGACCGTCTATTCGGCAAAAAATGGTTTACCGCCCTCGATCTCAAATCTGCTTACAATCTCATTCGAATCAAAGAAGGCGACGAATGGAAAACAGCCTTTCGAACGAAATACGGACTATTCGAATACTTGGTTATGCCTTTTGGATTAACCAACGCACCCGCAGTATTCCAACGCATGATCACGAACGTACTTCGAGAATACCTTGACATCTTTGTAGTTTACTACCTAGACgatatcctcatcttctctgacacagaagaagagcacacagaacacgtccacaaggtTTTGAAAGCACTGCAAGACGCCAACATGCTCGTCGAACCCACTAAAAGCCACTTCCACCAGTCTCAAGTAACGTACTTAGGACATGAAATCTCACACAACGAAATCAGGATAGACAGGCGAAAGATTACAGCAGTCGCTGAATGGAAAGTCCCAACATCGGTAAAAGAAACCCAATCCTTCCTAGGATTTGCCAACTACTACCGACgattcattaaggactttAGCAAAATCGCTATCCCCCTCACCGAGATTACCAAGAAGGATAAATAATTCCAATAGAACGATAAGGCATAAGAAGCTTTCGGGAAGCTTAAAGCATTAATTACAAGCAAACCCGTCCTAGTTATATTCGACCTAGACCGACAAGTTAAACTCGAAACCGATGCTTCTGACTTTGCCCTAGGAGGACAAATAGGACAACGAGACGATAACAGTATACTACACCCTATTGCTTTCTATTCTTATAAGATGCATAGAGCAGAGCTTAACTATCCTATCTATGACAAAGaattcctagctattattaactgTTTTAAGGAATTTAGATACTACCTCAGAGGAAGTAAACACCCAGTGAAAGTTTTCACTGACTACAAGAACATAGCTTACTTTGCGATGACACAAGAGTTAAACCGATGATAACTACGCTACGCCAAATACCTATGTAAATTTAACTTCACCATAGCGCACTGTAAAGGAACAGACAATGGATGCGCAGACGCCGTTAATCGATGACCAGACTTTGACACTAGAACTATTAAGACCAAGGAATAACTCTTAGAAACCAACTCTAAAGGAGAATATCAGTTTACACAACCTGTCAAAACCATCGCCTTAACCTGCAAAGGAAtaacagaagaagaaaaacaaTGCTACATCGGATTCAAGAAATACATCTCTATGCAACAATTGAAAGAACACCATCGAGATACGCACGAGAAACCCGAAGAAGCCAGCGCAAGCCATCTTTCCTGGTATTTCGGATTAGGAAGAGACGAACAAATCAGACAAATTATAGATAAATGCCTAATCTGCAAGAAAAAACCACAGGGATGGAGATACCTAATACAATCCCTCACAGACCAAGATAAGCAAGAAAGAGTGGAATAAGAATTCATCTACGAAATCTACGCACACCTATTACATAGACACCAAGGAGTCACGAAAACAATAAAACGACTTTAAGAACTAGGCTACCGCCATTTCAAAAAGGGACAAGTTGAAAA from Fusarium oxysporum f. sp. lycopersici 4287 supercont2.74 genomic scaffold, whole genome shotgun sequence includes the following:
- a CDS encoding uncharacterized protein (At least one base has a quality score < 10), which produces MAPVTPSRPSTARRSQHVTPPKEPRPLAEELQEVPMEIDEEGDIKSPPIHPNSHEDEVKKLKKKLRNLGGATQYPPRQRQEQRQNRAEPNQGLKEKGGRPRRNCRVTQKNSRKQSEAV